In the Pseudoalteromonas sp. A25 genome, TGATGATGTTCTAACTTATGCATTATTTCCGCAAGTTGGCTTGAAGTTTTTGAAAAATAGAAACAACCCAGATGCATTTGAGCCTAAGCCAAGCCTCGTTAAAGCGGCAGAAGAGCAAGCGCAAGCATCAGCTTCTAATTCTTCTAATAAAGCCCCTGAGCGCTACAGTGTTCAAGTGGATGGAAAAGTATATGACGTAGTCGTTGCTCCAGGTGGAGAATTACAAGAAGTGAAGGTGAAAGACAGTGAGTTGATCCCTCAATCTGCGTCTGTCAGTTCATCCGAAACAATGAATGCGCCTCTTGCTGGTAATATTTTCAAAATTAAAGTGAAGCCCGGAGATCAAGTTGATAAAGGCGATGTCGTTTTGATCATGGAAGCAATGAAAATGGAAACTGAAGTGCGAGCCACACATTCGGGCTGTGTGTCTCAAGTGCTGGTAAGAGAGGGTGACTCGGTGGCAACGGGTGACGCTATCTTGGCATTGTCATAAGGGGGCACTATGGAAGGTTTATTAAATTTGTGGCATGCCACAGGGGTTGCTAACTTTACCATTCCTGCATTAGTGATGATGGCAGTGGGTTGTGGTTTATTATATTTGGCCATTGCCAAAGGCTTTGAACCGCTTTTGCTTGTGCCAATTGGCTTTGGTGCAATATTAACGAATATCCCCGTTGCGGGATTAGCTGAACCAGGCGGCCTGTTGTATTACGTATACTATATAGGTATTGATAGTGGGGTGTTTCCGCTGCTGATATTTATGGGTGTAGGTGCTCTTACTGACTTTAGTGCATTGATTGCTAACCCAAGAATGCTGCTGTTAGGAGCTGCTGCGCAGTTTGGGATTTTTGCGACTTTGTTTGGCGCAATCGCATTAAATTATGTACCTGGGTTTGAGTTTACTTTACAAGATGCTTCGGCGATAGCCATTATCGGCGGAGCAGATGGGCCTACTGCTATTTTCTTGGCGTCAAAATTAGCCCCTGAGCTGTTGGGCGCAATTGCTGTTGCGGCGTACTCGTATATGGCTTTAGTGCCAATAATTCAACCGCCGATCATGAGAGCACTAACCTCAGAACAAGAGCGTAATATAGAAATGCCGCAACTTAGAGTTGTGTCAAAGAAAGAGAAAATCTTATTTCCTATGGTTGTTTTGAGCCTGACTATCATGTTTTTACCTGCAGCGACACCCTTGGTAGGGATGTTTTGCTTGGGTAATTTAATGCGTGAATGTGGCGTGGTAGATAGACTGAGCAATACTGCACAAAATGAGCTAATCAATATTACAACAATTTTCTTGGGGCTAGCGGTGGGCTCGAAACTTGCGGCAGATGAGTTTTTAACGGTAGAAACCTTGGGTATTTTAGTCCTTGGGGCATTGGCTTTTTCAATTGGTACGGCTTCCGGGGTATTTATGGCAAAGCTAATGAATCGCCTCTCGAGTAACCCAATCAACCCACTTGTGGGCGCAGCGGGGGTATCTGCAGTGCCAATGGCAGCACGAGTAGTCAATAAAGTTGGTCTTGAATCTAACCCACATAACTTTTTATTGATGCATGCGATGGGACCTAATGTAGCGGGAGTTTTAGGCAGTGCAGTGGCAGCAGGTATCTTGTTAGCGCTGGTAGGTTAAAAGCAACGTATTCTTCCAACCGACTGCGCAGCGTAAGCTGCGCTTTTTTTGTTGGGTTAAATCATGATATAACAGCGATGGCTTAGGAAGGATCGGTTACGCTATGAATATCATCGTTATTTTGCTTTCTCTCATTATTGCTTTAGTTATTTTGGTGCCACTACTTGAGCGCTATCAGCATCGTTTAGGGCTCGATAAAATGCAACGTTATGGTAAGTATGTATTGCCACTTATTATGGTGTCATTGGTGATAAAACTACTTTATATGCTTTGGTATGAAGGGTAGTGGCGAGAGATTAATCAAAGAGGTGCTCAAAGCTGGCACCTCTTTGATATTAAACTGTTAACCTTCTGATGCTGCCGACTCTAAGTATTTTTGAATAAACTCAGTCGCTTGTGTATATGCTTTGTCTAACTTGTTGCGAAGCGCAATGAGCTCATCAGAAGACAGTGTATTTGCCTTACACTGTGATTCGAACTCTATCGCTATCTCAGCCACTTGCTCAGCCCCTATGGTTTTAGAAATGGACTTAAGCTGGTGACATGATTCAATAATTACTGATTGCTCACAGGATATGACGGCACCATATATTTCGCGGGTGAGTTGGCTACTCTGCTCTAAGTACATTTTAAAGAATCGGCGCTGTTTGGCTTCGTCATGATTAACGTACTTGCTGAGTGTTTCAAGATCTATTGGCTGAGCTTCTTGCGATTGCTCTGCGTGTCCATCAACTTCAAATAGTTCGTCATCGTCTTGCTCGTCGCTGTCAGTCATTTCATCATTTGGCAGTGTTTTCAGGTATTTTTGTAACGTCTCTTCGAGTACGTTGAGTTCAACTGGTTTGGTTATATAGTCATTCATACCAGCACTGAGGCAGCGTTCTCGCTCTCCTTTTAATGCATTGGCTGTGACCGCGATAATGTATGGTTGCGCATTGATATCTTCGCTTTGCTCGGCAATATCGCGTATCTCTTTGACCATGTCATAACCAGACATTTTGGGCATGTGTAAGTCGGTTAAAATGACGGGGTAGTGGCCACCTTTCCAGATCTCTAGGCCTTGTTCACCATTTTCAGCGACTTCAACGCCATACCCCAACAAATGGAGCTGATCGGTAAGTACTTGCTGATTTAAAATGTTATCTTCAACGAGCAAGACTAATTTGTTTTCTTCTTTAGCTTGTTCAACGCTTAAATAATTATTTAAAGTGCGTGTTGGTTTTAACTGCTTAGGTTTGTGCAAGCCAGCAGCCACCAAAATAGCGGTCATAAAGCTCGTTTTACATAGTGGTGCAGCATTGAGATAAAAAATATTTTTATGGTTAATTGCGGCATCGTCCATGGTGCTCAACACAACGATTTGTTGATTATTGTTTTCTAATGAATACAGTAGAGCACGAAGCTGATCGTTGATTTTCTCCATACTATCTAAGCCATCGAGCACCCAAATAATTGAGCTTTTATATTGATATTCGTCGATATTAGCTGATGTGCTAAGTACAGAAACCTTGGCCCCCATAAAGGACAAATAACGCGAAACGGTTTTTTGTCTACTCGTGTCGTCTGTCAAAACAACGACTTCTTTTTGGTTTAACACCGCTTTATTTGCATATTTTACTTGGCCAGAGGTACTAAAAGGGAGCTCAACTACAAACTCGCTACCCATCCCGATATCACTAGTGACATTGATTGAGCCAAGCATCAGTTCAATCAGGCTCTTACATATCGATAAACCAAGCCCGGTGCCTCCAAACTCACGAGTGATAGACCCTTCGGCTTGTATAAAGGGATTGAAAATCTCACGCAATTGCGATTGGTTCATGCCTTTACCGTTGTCGACCACTTTGAAGCGTAAGGTATAGTGTTCAGATGTATTTTGTGCGACCTCTGCAGATATTTTTACATAGCCTTGCTTGGTTTCATCGGTGCTGGTGAATTTAATCGCGTTACTGCACAGGTTATATAACACTTGCCTGACCCTGACTGTATCGCCCACTAAATTTGTTGGGATATCCGGGGCGATAGAAAGCTGCAAATCTAGCTTTCTTTTTTTGGCAACCGATGACAACACTCGAGCAACTTCTTCAACCGTTTCTGTTACTGAAAATGGGCTGCTATCTATCTGTAACTTGCCTGCTTCAATTTTTGAAAAATCTAAAATATCATCGAGTATACCCAGCAACGAAAAAGCGGAGTCTCGTATTATTGTACTCAAGCGGTGTTGGGCACCATCTAACTCGGTTTGCCTTAGCAAATCTATAGTACCAATAACGCCGTTCATTGGTGTTCTAATTTCATGGCTCATTGTTGCTAAGAAAGTGGTTTTGGCTTCGCTGGCACGCTCTGCGTTGAGTGTCGCTTTTTCCAGTGCCAATGTACGTGCTTGCACTTCTGTTTCTAAGCTGGTTTGAAGCTGCTTAAGTTCTTTATGTACAGCTTGATCACTGTCAATTGCGGTTTGTATTTGTTCAAGCAAAAGGTTGATAAGCTTTGCGATATTATCAAGCCCTAAGCCTAGGTCGGCGCTAATGTGTGTACGATAGTCTTGGTTATCAATAATACGTTGCAGTTCATCTTGGATCTGCTGGTTATGTTTTATTAGGTCTCGGCCTATGCAGCGGTTACTAAACCAAGCCATAAAAATGGCCAAAAGTAGTGCCACAGCAAAAGCTAAATAGCTAAGCCACGATAATGTGGACGACTTTGCTTTTTGATATCGCAGCACCAGTTCACCAACTAGTTGCCCGTCCATGTATAAAGGTTGATGGGTTATTATTTGCTGTTTATCGTTAATGGTATCTAACCTTGATAAAGCTGGCACGTTGTTTGGTGATGATTGGTAGACAAGTGTGGGTTCGCTTACACCTGTATTACTATATAAGAAGTACTCAACATCATTTGAGGCATATTCGATGCTTTCTAGCATTTTTTTCGCATCATCAAAACTGGATTTGACCATCAAACTAGTGATAGGTGAAGAAATTTTAGCTGCCTGAATTTCAAGTTGGGGAATGGGTCTGTTTTCAGGTAATAAATAACTTGCAACGGCACAAATCGCACCCGTAAGAATTGCAGTGGCAATGATCAGTGGGGTTAACCCAGATATTTTTATTCGAGCAGAATTTTGCATTATTGATGTATTCCAGTTTATCTATTCAACGTTGAATAGAGACAAAGCTATTTAGCATCTCAATCCTAACACTCAATCCGGATAATTTCTCTACGTTTTTAGAGTCACACTAGTATAGCTATTGATGCGAGAGGTTAGCGCTAGATACCAACAGGGTGATGAAAAGTTCAACAAAAAAGCGTTATTTTGTCCACTCTGTCTGAAAACTGTGCAAACGAACATTGGTTTTAAAAAAAGGGTTGACTTAAAAGGGCAAAACCCGTTTAATACGCCGCACGCCCAGATAGCTAAGTAAGTAGAGCTGTTGGGGGGTAGCATTGAAAATCCTAGTTGTTTTTTAATGTGATATAAGGTTTGCCCAGATAGCTCAGTAAGTAGAGCTGTTAGGGATAGCATTGAAAATCCTAGTTGTTTTTTAATGTAACATAAGGTTTGCCCAGATAGCTCAGTCGGTAGAGCAGAGGATTGAAAATCCTCGTGTCGGTGGTTCGATTCCGCCTCTGGGCACCATTTTTAGGTGCGCCGACTTAGCTCAGTTGGTAGAGCAACTGACTTGTAATCAGTAGGTCATCCGTTCGACTCGGATAGTCGGCACCACTTCCTTGCTAGGAATTAAAATATAAGCAAAAATTGTGTGCTCAAATAATTTTATTTTTGTAAAATTATTTTGAGGGCAGAGAAAATACGTTTCGTGTTTTTCTAAAAATAAGTTTATGCCCAGATAGCTCAGTCGGTAGAGCAGAGGATTGAAAATCCTCGTGTCGGTGGTTCGATTCCGCCTCTGGGCACCATTTTTAGGTGCGCCGACTTAGCTCAGTTGGTAGAGCAACTGACTTGTAATCAGTAGGTCATCCGTTCGACTCGGATAGTCGGCACCACTCCTTTAAACTTATACTAAAATATGCCCAGATAGCTCAGTCGGTAGAGCAGAGGATTGAAAATCCTCGTGTCGGTGGTTCGATTCCGCCTCTGGGCACCATCCTTTTGATTACCAAAATCAATAAACCGAAAGGTTTTAAAAAATTAGTGTGCCGACTTAGCTCAGTTGGTAGAGCAACTGACTTGTAATCAGTAGGTCATCCGTTCGACTCGGATAGTCGGCACCATCTTTATCATTCTTAGTTTTTCCTATTCGGTCTAGCCATCACTTCATTAGCGGATTTTATATCTTTTGCTCAATTATGCTCCGTTTAGGGTGATTGAAGGTTGGTCTTTGAAAGATTTTTTTGTTTTGAGCTATTTGCTATTTTCACTGTCAGCTTCATCTTAATTAGACTTTTTATTCAAAACCTTATCGTGTATTTGCTTTTTTGAGCGTTCGTTCCTTTTTTGTGATCTAACTCATTGTTTTCAAATTTATGAAAATTATCTGACATTTTACCCTTGAGGTTTTAGCAAATGGCCTCAATACTGTAATTGAGGTAAACAAGAAAAGGATAAATATATGAAGATAAATCTTTCGGGCCACCATGTGGATATTACAGACGCAGTAAGAGCTCACGTTCAAGAAAAGTTTGCCAAAACAGCGACACACTTTCCGTCATTATTATCGCTGGACATTATAATTAGTAAAGATAACAAAAAATTTAACGCTGAAATTTCAACAACCTATTCAGGCGTGCGTATTGGAGTTAAAGGGGAAGGCGATGTAATGTACCCCGCTATTGCCAATGCAGCTAAAAAATTAGATGCCTCACTAAAACATAGAAAAGGCCAATTGAAAGCGAATTTACACGATAAGCCGGTAAGCACAACACCGGAAATTGCACACGAAATTATTCAAGAAATGGATTTACGCTAAGCAATCAGGCTTAGTTGTAACACATACAAAGGGCCTTAACAGGCCCTTTTTTTATGCTAGACTGGGCAACAATTTCAGTTGTTATAAAGTTGTTTTAATGCCTAATTATCAAACTGTTCTCGATGCCACTTTTACTCATGTACAACCTTTACTTAACAAAGGCAAAGTCGCTGATTATATCCCCGCATTAGCTGAGCAAGAGTTAGGACAGTTTGCGATGGCATTGCATACCAATGATGGGCAAACCTTCACAGCTGGTAATTGTAATGCTCGCTTCACGGTGCAATCGGTATCAAAAGTGATGACTTTAACCATGGCACTGCAGCGTTATGAAGATGAACTTTGGCAAAGAGTAGGTAAAGAACCGTCAGGAACTGCGTTTAATTCTCTTACCCAATTAGAGTTTGAAAATGGCATTCCTCGCAACCCATTTATCAACGCGGGGGCTATTGTTACTTGCGATGCGCTATTCTCTCGTTTGAGCGCACCAATCCATACCATGTTGGAGCAATACCGCAGTCAGTCAGGCAATGAAAAAGTGGTGATCAATAAGCGGGTTGCACAGTCGGAGTTTGAACACCGATACCGAAATGCGGCTATGGCCTACTTAATGAAATCATTTGGTAACTTCACCAATGATGTAGAAGAGGTGCTTTGGTCATATTTTAATTATTGCGCCATTGAGGTTAATTGTACTGAACTTGCGCGTACCTTTTCTTATCTATCAAACCACGGTTTTTGCTCGCAAAGCCAGCAGCAATTGCTCAGTGCCAAGCAAACTAAACAGCTAAACTCTCTACTCTTTACCAGTGGCTTATATGATGCAGCGGGTGATTTTGCTTACAGAGTGGGTATGCCCGGTAAGTCGGGCGTATCGGGTACGATAATAGCGGTGGTACCGGGCCAGTTTACGGTCGCTGTTTGGTCGCCGGGCTTAGACAAGTTTGGTAACTCTGTGGCGGGGATAGCAGCACTTGAATATGTTTCTGAACAACTAGGCACTGCTATTTTTTAGTCAGTTTGCTGTGGTTGTTTTTTGGCTGAGAGCAGCTATCACCTTCTATAAATGAATTAAATAATCTTACTTATGACCTATTAAGGAATGATTTATAAGTAAATTATCGCATTTGTAATGCGTTGTAATTGACTTTAATTAAACAATCAGGTCAAATTCAAACTAACTCAAAATTTCTGTTTTTTTCATACAATTCATAGTGTTAAAGCTATGTTAATTGTTTGGGTGCTGTCACGGTCTTTATTTAGAGTTTATGCACTATTTTCGCTGCGTGTAGTGAAGGGCTGGTTTACTGCCCGTTAGAGTAAACGAGGTGATGACAATAACTGCCCATAAATAGAGCTTATGAGTTTACAAAGAGGTTGGTATTTTTATTTGTTTAAGGTCTGAGAGCATGGCAAGCAACAGTAGAGAAACTCAAAGTTTAATGAGTAAAACACATGAGTTGAGTTCTATCGACCCCAGTCTTGCAAAATTATTAAATCAGTCATTGCGTGACCAGTTATCGCGACAATTAAAAGGTGACGCGTTTGCAAGCTCCGAAGTATTAATTAAGCATTGTTGTAAGCTGGTTGAGTGTTTGCTTGCTAAAACTCAAACGCATGAGCAGCTTGTTGAATGTTTTGCTGATTTTTCACAATCACTGATAGAGCTATACCAAAGTTTAGAACTCACCGAACAAGAAACCACGCACTCCTACGTTAACGCCACCGGTTTAGTGATGGCGGTTAAAGATGCTGTGTCGACGGTCAATGATATTTACCGTGTTAAAGCTTTTATTCGCGCGCTTAAGCACACATTAGATGATGCCGAGTCTCAAAGCTCACAGCCGCTACATCTTGTTTATCCAGCCTGCGGACCATTTGCACCACTCGTTTTGCCTTTGTTGTGCTACGTAAAAAAACACAATACTCATCAACGGCCCCTTAAAATCACCTTAATCGATATTCAACCTGGCGCTGAAAAGGTGCTTAAGCGTACCGTTGAGAGCTTGGGGCTAGACTTGCACAGTGTGGACGTGTTGTGCATGGATGTGATGGATTATAAGCCCAGCTTGCCAATCGATATTTTGGTGATTGAAGCGATGCAACATGGCTTGAGCAAAGAAGGGCATTTGAGCTTTATGCGCCACCTTACGCCATTTTTATCTGAAGATGCTTATTTGCTGCCAAAGGAAATTGTGGTTGAGGCGATGCTTGCCGTTCCGCAGCGTGAATTTGTTGAACAGTGGCAAGAGCAAGAGCGCAGCCATTCCAGTTTTATCAATGAGCAAATTGAAGCTGAGCGCATCAATCTAGGACCTATTTTTACGCTTAATTTAGACACGCTAAAACATATAACGACCATGCCACTTGGCAATGGTTTTGATTTGATTGAAGCCGGTCAAGTCACGATTCCACAAAATGTACACGATATGCCAAAACGTATTTTATTACTGAGCGCCAAACTGCATGTGGATGGGCAAGAGCAAGTTGCACAATATGACTCGGGGATCACCCATCCACTTGCTGATATGTCGGTATGTATTGATTTTAAACCACATGCTTCAGAGCCGGATGACTTATTGGTAAAAGGTGGCGATAAATTGAAGTTTTACTACAAGCTGTGCGGCATGCCGAGCTTTTTACCTACCATAGCATAAGGGAATTGCATGAAAAAAATAGTTTTAATTGCCTGCTCGGCATCGGCAACGCCTGCGATTGAATGCTTGGCGCAAATGAACGCCCTTGCGGGTGTATTGAGTGTACATTGCCCTGAATCGGTTGCTCAGCAACATATGGCCGTTGCGCAGCATTTTGGTGTGCCTCACGCTTTTCAAGGCAACTTGAATGGGGATGTATTGTCCTCGGCCAAGCAAAACTGGCAAGGTGATGAGTTTATTAGCTATCACTTGCCGTATGAACTGTTACGCAATGTACAAAGTGAGCAAAATGTGGTGCAAGTTCAAGTTGCACAATACAGTAACGCAACGGTTGAGCATGCCTTGTTTCAAACCATTCATAGCCAACAGTCTCATTGTGTTCTTAGCGCTGTAAGTATTAAGCATCAACAAGTTTTACTGAGTCACAGCGTGGTTGTGGAGAGTGAGGATACTGCGGGTACTTTACATAAAAAGCTGCTCACGCAGTTACCTAGTTTGTTACAGCAGCTTGTTAGTGAATTCGATAGCTTGTATGACACTCAGCCATTTGTGCAGTTTGCACCAGAAACTTTATCTTCACTGGACGAATCACACTTATTTGCCAACTTACAGACCGATAGCGCAGAGCGAATTATTAATTTAACCCGAGCGGCAAACCCATATTTTGGTGGTGCCCGCTTGCGCATCGGCAAAGCTGTTTGCCAATTAATGCAAGTCTCCTTACTTGATCAACCCACCTTTGGGGTGAAAGCCGGTACCGTGGTTGCGCTATCAAAATCAGACGGGTTAATCATAGCACTTAGCAACGAGCAGGCGCTGAAGCTTGATGTAGTAAGCAGTGCAGAGGGCATATTTGACGGTTATCGCTTTGCTATGCAAGCCAAACTGCAAGCAGGTATGAATTTAAAATAATAAAGAAGGAAGAAAAACATGAGTGCAGAACCAAAAATTGGTGATATCGAAATGGTGGGCTACCACTTTGTACCACGCGGTTATTTTCCGTGTACGGGGGCGCAAGTAAATATTGCTACTGAATCTACGTTGTTTTCTTTATTGAGTACAGCTTATGGCGGTGACGGTCGAGTAACTTTTGGTTTGCCCGACTTTCGTGGTCGTGCTGCGGTGGGTGATGGTTACGGACCAGGCTTAACGCCTAGAGTACAAGGTAACCTATATGGCGTTGAACATATCCATTTAGACGTTTCTCAGATGCCGTCACATACTCACTTGGCCGTAGCGGATGCACAAGCTACAACTGCAGTGGAAGGCTTTGCTGGTACTTTAACAGTGAATGCTAAAAACGGCTTGGGTGATACTGATAAAGCAGAAGGGGCTTATTGGGCAACAGGTGAAGTTGTAAATGGTTTAGCTAAAACACCAATCAGTAAAGCTTATTCAACTACCTCTGATGTGAAAATGGCGCAAGATGCTGCGGAAATATCTGGGACTTTTCATGGCGTACGAACTGCTGTGGAAGTGGACGTGAGATTGGAAGATACAGGTGGAACAATGCCTATTTTTAATTGTCAACCGAGCTCAGTCACAAAGTTTGTAATTGCCAATATAGGGCTTTACCCAACACGTAGTTAATGTTTTTTGGCGCTTAATTCTGAGCGCCTTCTTTATTTTTTGATTTTTGAGGAAATCTATATGTATCTCAGCTGGATGAAGGTGGGCTCTTTTGAGCTCGGCTTGATTGAACATATGCATGAAAAAGGAGGTTTTCAATGAACGTTAAACAAATGTTTAATGTGTTAAGTGCCTTGATTTTTGCGTCAATCTTTCTTGTTGGTAAGGCCTACGCTGCGCAAACAATTAGTTTTGATAATATAGGTGAAACCGACTCCGGCGGCACTGGAT is a window encoding:
- a CDS encoding sodium ion-translocating decarboxylase subunit beta, giving the protein MEGLLNLWHATGVANFTIPALVMMAVGCGLLYLAIAKGFEPLLLVPIGFGAILTNIPVAGLAEPGGLLYYVYYIGIDSGVFPLLIFMGVGALTDFSALIANPRMLLLGAAAQFGIFATLFGAIALNYVPGFEFTLQDASAIAIIGGADGPTAIFLASKLAPELLGAIAVAAYSYMALVPIIQPPIMRALTSEQERNIEMPQLRVVSKKEKILFPMVVLSLTIMFLPAATPLVGMFCLGNLMRECGVVDRLSNTAQNELINITTIFLGLAVGSKLAADEFLTVETLGILVLGALAFSIGTASGVFMAKLMNRLSSNPINPLVGAAGVSAVPMAARVVNKVGLESNPHNFLLMHAMGPNVAGVLGSAVAAGILLALVG
- a CDS encoding ATP-binding protein, coding for MQNSARIKISGLTPLIIATAILTGAICAVASYLLPENRPIPQLEIQAAKISSPITSLMVKSSFDDAKKMLESIEYASNDVEYFLYSNTGVSEPTLVYQSSPNNVPALSRLDTINDKQQIITHQPLYMDGQLVGELVLRYQKAKSSTLSWLSYLAFAVALLLAIFMAWFSNRCIGRDLIKHNQQIQDELQRIIDNQDYRTHISADLGLGLDNIAKLINLLLEQIQTAIDSDQAVHKELKQLQTSLETEVQARTLALEKATLNAERASEAKTTFLATMSHEIRTPMNGVIGTIDLLRQTELDGAQHRLSTIIRDSAFSLLGILDDILDFSKIEAGKLQIDSSPFSVTETVEEVARVLSSVAKKRKLDLQLSIAPDIPTNLVGDTVRVRQVLYNLCSNAIKFTSTDETKQGYVKISAEVAQNTSEHYTLRFKVVDNGKGMNQSQLREIFNPFIQAEGSITREFGGTGLGLSICKSLIELMLGSINVTSDIGMGSEFVVELPFSTSGQVKYANKAVLNQKEVVVLTDDTSRQKTVSRYLSFMGAKVSVLSTSANIDEYQYKSSIIWVLDGLDSMEKINDQLRALLYSLENNNQQIVVLSTMDDAAINHKNIFYLNAAPLCKTSFMTAILVAAGLHKPKQLKPTRTLNNYLSVEQAKEENKLVLLVEDNILNQQVLTDQLHLLGYGVEVAENGEQGLEIWKGGHYPVILTDLHMPKMSGYDMVKEIRDIAEQSEDINAQPYIIAVTANALKGERERCLSAGMNDYITKPVELNVLEETLQKYLKTLPNDEMTDSDEQDDDELFEVDGHAEQSQEAQPIDLETLSKYVNHDEAKQRRFFKMYLEQSSQLTREIYGAVISCEQSVIIESCHQLKSISKTIGAEQVAEIAIEFESQCKANTLSSDELIALRNKLDKAYTQATEFIQKYLESAASEG
- the hpf gene encoding ribosome hibernation-promoting factor, HPF/YfiA family, with translation MKINLSGHHVDITDAVRAHVQEKFAKTATHFPSLLSLDIIISKDNKKFNAEISTTYSGVRIGVKGEGDVMYPAIANAAKKLDASLKHRKGQLKANLHDKPVSTTPEIAHEIIQEMDLR
- the glsB gene encoding glutaminase B, with the protein product MPNYQTVLDATFTHVQPLLNKGKVADYIPALAEQELGQFAMALHTNDGQTFTAGNCNARFTVQSVSKVMTLTMALQRYEDELWQRVGKEPSGTAFNSLTQLEFENGIPRNPFINAGAIVTCDALFSRLSAPIHTMLEQYRSQSGNEKVVINKRVAQSEFEHRYRNAAMAYLMKSFGNFTNDVEEVLWSYFNYCAIEVNCTELARTFSYLSNHGFCSQSQQQLLSAKQTKQLNSLLFTSGLYDAAGDFAYRVGMPGKSGVSGTIIAVVPGQFTVAVWSPGLDKFGNSVAGIAALEYVSEQLGTAIF
- a CDS encoding phage tail protein, whose product is MSAEPKIGDIEMVGYHFVPRGYFPCTGAQVNIATESTLFSLLSTAYGGDGRVTFGLPDFRGRAAVGDGYGPGLTPRVQGNLYGVEHIHLDVSQMPSHTHLAVADAQATTAVEGFAGTLTVNAKNGLGDTDKAEGAYWATGEVVNGLAKTPISKAYSTTSDVKMAQDAAEISGTFHGVRTAVEVDVRLEDTGGTMPIFNCQPSSVTKFVIANIGLYPTRS